The DNA sequence ACCCTCTGTCGGGTTCAAATCCCTCTCGGGCGGGCTCCGCCAAAGGCCGGTGCTATCCGGTTACGTCGTACTATTTTTTTTTGCTGTATGGCGGAGAGAGAGGGATTCGAACCCTCGATGGGGGATAAACCCCATACTCCCTTAGCAGGGGAGCGCCTTCAGCCACTCGGCCATCTCTCCTTTGCGAGCGCGCAAGGATACTAAATGAAAAGGGCCAACGTAAAGGGCCTTATCACTCGGAAGAAACTTCTTCCCCGTTTTTCTCGCGCTGAATCCGCTCATAGATCTCCTCACGATGCACCGAGACATCCTTGGGAGCATTCACACCGATACGGACCTGATTACCCTTGATACCCAGAACCGTTACCGTCACTTCATCACCAATCACGAGCGTCTCACCGACTCGCCGAGTCAAAATCAACATGGTCTATACTCTCCTCAGTACAATCCGTTTTTCCATTAGCGTGAATGCTTCACACTGTCCTGTTCGACAGCCCATCCGCCACAGAGTGCTGTCGTTGAATCACCGGGCCGCACATTGTGTGCGACAAATCACGCTTCCGTGGATGCAACCGGCTCCTGGTCGAGCTTAAAGGCATTGTGCAGGGCACGTACGCCAAGCTCCAGGTATTTTTCGTCAATAACCACCGAAATCTTAATTTCCGAGGTGGAGATCATCCGAATATTGATACTCTCTTTGGCCAGTGCCGCGAACATGGTACTGGCGATACCAGCGTGCGAACGCATCCCCACGCCGACCAGCGATATCTTCGCTATCCGGTTGTCACCAGCTACTTCCCGCGCCCCCACCTCATTTGCGGTCTTGCGCAACATGTCCAGTGCGTTTTGGTAATCGTTGCGGTGCACAGTGAACGTGAAATCGGTCATTGAACCGTCTGCACTGACATTCTGAACGATCATATCGACTTCAATGTTCGCCTCACCGATGGGCCCGAGAATCGAGGAGGCGATGCCCGGCTGATCCGGCACCCCCTGAATGGTCAACTTGGCCTCGTCACGGTTGAAGGCGATACCGGAGATCAGCGGTTCTTCCATTCCGTCTTCCTCATAGGTAATCAGCGTACCGGGACCTTCCTGAAAAGAGGAGAGGACCCGCAGCGGGACATTGTATTTTCCGGCGAACTCGACGGCACGGATCTGCAGTACCTTCGAACCCTGGCTGGCCATCTCCAGCATCTCCTCGAAGGTCACCCGCTCCAGCCTGCGTGCGCCGGAGACAACCCGCGGGTCGGTGGTGTAGACCCCGTCCACATCGGTATAAATCTGACACTCGTCGGCCGTGAGCGCCGCCGCCAGTGCGACAGCCGTGGTATCCGAGCCACCACGCCCCAGGGTCGTGATATTGCCTTCCTCATCCATCCCCTGGAAACCGGCGACGACGACGACACGACCTGCCCCCAGGTCCTCGCGAACCCGCTCCTCGTCGATTCCCAGGATGCGCGCCTTGCTGTGGGCACTATCGGTGAGAATATTCACCTGCGCACCGGTGTAAGAGCGGGCCTCGCAACCCAATTGCTGGAGCGCCATGGACAAAAGGGCGATGGTCACCTGCTCGCCCGTGGAGAGCAACACGTCCATCTCCCGCACATCCGGCTCAGGCATAATGCTCTTCGCCAGGTCGGTGAGCCGGTTGGTTTCACCGCTCATCGCTGACACGACAACGACGATATCGTCGCCGCGATCACGGAATGTCTTGACCTTTCGCGCGACATTGGTAATCCGGTCTGCGCTGCCGACGGAGGTGCCGCCATATTTCTGTACGATTAACGCCATATAATTCAGCCGTTATTTGTATTCAGCCGTTACGTTCACGAGCGGAAAGATCCGGCTTCGTGGTATTCCGCAACAATACGAGGGTCCGGAAGCGAAAAGTACCCGATTCGGTGCAATTCCGCAGTGCCCGGAAGCCTTGAAAAGGCCGCTGATTAAACACTAAATCAGCCCGGAATTAAAGGGTGTCGGGCGCGTGCCTGCAGGCTCCACCTCTCTTGCCGGACACCACCTTCGGACAAATTTGACCCGTTCATCCCTGTCCGAAACCCCTGCGTGTCGCCGGAGAGAGAAAGAGCGGGTTAGCCACCGAGTCGTTCACGGACCCAAGCCTCGACGGAACCGAGGGCCTCATCCAGTGCCTCCGGCCGGTCCCCGCCAGCCATCGCCATATCGGGCCGACCACCACCCTTGCCGCCCACCTGACCAGCAACGGTGTTCACCAAATCACCCGCCTTGACCCGGTCAGTCAGGTCCCTGGTGACGCCGGCCGCGAGATTCACTTTGCCTTTGCCGGATGTACCTAACACGATGATGGCCGAACCCAATTTGTTCTTGAGCTGATCCATGGTGTCTCGCAAGGACTTGGGATCCGCCCCTTCGAGGTTGGCCGAGAGCACCTTGATGCCGTCGACTTCCACAGCCCTGGACACAAGGTCAGAGCCCCGGGCACTGGCCAGCTTGCCCTTCAGCTTCTCCAGCTCTTTCTCCAGACCGCGGCTGCGCTCAACCAGCTGTTCGACCTTTTCGACGACCGATTCGCGGCTACCCTTGACCAGGCCCGCCACTCGATCAAGCCGTGCCTCGCTATCATCCAGGTGACGCAGGGCCTGTGCTCCACAGACCGCCTCGATGCGGCGTACGCCCGCAGCCACCCCCGCCTCGGAGAGGATCCGGCACAGACCGACATCGCCGGTACGCTGCACGTGCGTGCCACCACAAAGCTCGACGGAGAAATCGCCCATCCGCAGTACCCGCACCTCATTGCCGTATTTCTCCCCGAACAGCGCCATGGCCCCGGACTCCCTGGCCTCCTCCAGTGCCATGATCTCCGCTTCAACCGGTACGTTCTCGCGGATCTGCTGGTTGACCAGCGCCTCGATCTCCTTGAGCTGCTCCGGAGTCACTGCCTCGAAATGGGAAAAATCGAAGCGCAGCCGATCGGCTGCGACCAGTGAACCCTTCTGCTGGACGTGTTCGCCAAGGATCCCGCGCAGGGCCGCGTGGAGCAGGTGGGTGGCCGAATGGTGGCGGACCGTATCACCGCGCAGATCGGGGTCCACGTGCGCCTTGACCATACCACCCTTGCGCAGCTCCCCGTGGCTGACCATGCCGAAATGGGCGTGGACCCGGCCCAATTTCCGGGTGTCGCGCACATCAAAGCTGCCCTGCTCTCCGGTCAGTGTGCCACAGTCACCCACCTGACCACCCGATTCGGCATAAAAGGGCGTGCGGTCCAGGACCACCAGGCCCTCCTGCCCCTCGTGCAGGATATTGGTCGGCTTGCCATCGGCGTAGAGTTCGAGAATCTCGCCGGAGTCGGTCAGGGATTCGTAACCGGTAAATTCGGTCTCACCTTCGATCTCCAGTTGGTAGGCATATTCCCCGCTGAACTGGCTGGCCGAACGGGCACGCTCACGCTGTACCTCCATCTCCCTCTCGAATCCTGCCATATCCACGGACAGATTCCGTTCCCGGGCGATGTCCGCCGTCAGGTCGGCAGGAAAACCGTAGGTATCGTAGAGCTTGAAGAGCGTTTTCCCCGGGATGTCCCTGCCGGTGAGCCCGCCGATAGCCTCCTCGAGAATGGCCATGCCCTGTTCCAGGGTCTCCGCGAAACGCTCCTCTTCCTGCTTCAGGATCTGCTCGACACGGGCCCGGGACTCCGACAATTCCGGATAGGCGTCCCCCATCTTCTCGGCCAGCGGCGCTACCAACTTGTGAAAGAAGGGCTCACGCAAAGCCAGTTTATGGCCGTGGCGGACGGCACGGCGGATGATGCGACGCAGCACATAGCCGCGCCCCTCGTTGGAGGGAATAACCCCGTCCACCACCAGAAACGCACAGGAGCGGATGTGGTCCGAGATAACCCGCAGGGACTTGTTTTCCAGATCCGTTGTGCCCGCCAAACCGGCCGCAGCCTTGATCAGATGCTGGAACAGATCGATCTCGTAGTTGGAGTGCACCCCCTGCATCACTGCCGCGAGGCGCTCCAGCCCCATGCCGGTATCAACCGAGGGTTCGGGAAGCGGTTTCAGCTCCCCTTTCGCATCACGATCGTACTGCATGAAGACGAGATTCCAGATCTCGATATAGCGATCGCCATCCTCATCGGGGCTTCCGGGGGGTCCCCCGGGGACATCGGGGCCGTGGTCGTAGAAGATCTCCGAGCAGGGGCCGCAGGGACCGGTTTCGCCCATGGACCAGAAGTTATCCTTGGCGCCGCAGCGGGAGAAGCGCTCGGGATCGATCTTCAGCTCCTTGAGCCAAATATCCGCCGCCTCGTCATCGTCTTCATAGACCGTGACCCACAACTTCTCGGCCGGCAGCCCGCAGGTCCGGGTCAGGAAGTCCCAGGCGTAACCAATGGCTTCGCGTTTGAAATAATCGCCAAAGCTGAAGTTGCCGAGCATTTCAAAGAAAGTATGGTGGCGGGCAGTGTAGCCGACATTATCCAAATCGTTGTGCTTGCCGCCGGCACGCACGCAACGCTGGACCGAGGCGGCGCGGCTGTAACTACGCTGCTCCAGCCCCAGAAAGGCGTCCTTGAACTGGACCATACCGGCATTGGTGAACAGAAGCGTCGGGTCGTTGGCAGGAACCAACGAACTGCTGGGGACCACCTGGTGGCCCTGTTCGCGAAAAAACTCCAAAAACGCGGTGCGAATCTCTGCACTGGTGTTCATTAGTTCCAACCCGTTGGAGATGTTAGGACAACGTATAGCCTAGTGTACTGTTGCATGCTTGGCGGTGCTTTCAGAGCCCCCCAAAAGCGCCAGGACAAGGCACAGCGCGCAGGCAATGGTTATTCCCTTGTCAAGCGCTGCAACGCCGTCATGGCGTTTTTGGGGGGCTCCCTTCGGGCGAACCGCTGGCCGGCCATCTGCGGCGTTGCGTTTCTTGGAAAGGGCGCGCCATTCCCTGTGAAACGCGCCTTGCATCTGGCCGGCCAGATGCTCGCTGAAAGCACCGCCAAGCATGCAACAGTACACTAATCAATCCCACTCGTCCCCGCGCACAGCAGCGCGGATCTGCTCACTCTCAAAACCACGGTACTGCAGAAAGCGCATCTGTTTCGCGCGCTGCTTGAATTCCCCCGGGATTGGCTCCCCGAAGCGTTTGCGCCGCACCTGCGCAGCCAGCTCACACCAGTCGGCGTCAACTTCCGCCAACTGTCCGGCAATGACCCCGTCTTCGACGCCCCGCTCCCGCAATTCAGCACGAATACGAAGTGGTCCACACCCATTACTGACCCGGGAACGGACGAAGAATTCGGCAAAACGCACATCGGAGAGCAGGCCCCGGGATTCGAGATCGTCCAGGATCGGGTCTACCTGCTCCCGGTCAAATCCACGCCCATCGAGCTTAAAGGCCAGCTCCCGCCGCGAGTGTTCACGACGCGCCAGCAACCGGATGGCCGTTTCCCGGACCTCTGCATCGGATGCCATACCCATAAAAACGAGCCACCACTGAGACACAGGGCCGGAGAGGTGTCTTTGATTCCCCTCACTGCACTCTGTGGTTCAGTAACCCGATATCAGGCCTCTTCCGATTCTGCCACTGGCAGCTCGTCTGATTTGGTCGGTTTCGTCGTATCCGGGAGCAGTTTTTCCCGGATTTTGCCTTCGATTTCGGCGGCAATCTCCGGATTCTCCTTGAGGAAATTACGGGCGTTATCCTTACCCTGACCGATGCGGTTGCCACTGTAGCTGTACCAGGCGCCGGACTTGTCGACGATGCCCTGTTTCACGCCGAGATCGACGATCTCGCCCTCGCGGGAGATCCCCTGGCCGTAGAGAATGTCGAATTCGGTCTGTCGAAAGGGCGGGGCCACCTTGTTTTTAACTACCTTTACCCGGGTTTCGTTGCCAATCACCTCATCGCCCTTCTTGATGGCACCGATGCGGCGGATGTCCAGCCGAACGGAAGAGTAGAACTTGAGGGCATTGCCACCGGTGGTGGTCTCCGGACTGCCGAACATCACCCCGATCTTCATGCGGATCTGGTTGATAAAAATCACCAAGGTGTTGGAGCGCTTGATATTGGCGGTGAGCTTGCGCAGTGCCTGGGACATCAGGCGGGCCTGCAGGCCGACATGGGAGTCCCCCATCTCGCCTTCAATCTCGGCCTTGGGCGTCAGGGCAGCAACCGAGTCCACCACCACCACGTCCACGGCCCCGGAGCGCACCAGCATATCGGCGATTTCCAGTGCCTGCTCGCCGGTATCCGGCTGCGAAACCAGCAGGTCGTCCACATCCACTCCCAACTTGCCGGCATAACCCGGGTCCAGCGCGTGTTCGGCATCCACAAAGGCGCAGGTACCACCCACCTTCTGAGCCTCCGCGATGACCTCCAGGGTGAGCGTGGTCTTGCCGGAGGATTCAGGGCCGTAGATCTCGACGACGCGGCCCCGGGGAAGTCCGCCGATGCCCAGGGCGACATCCAGTCCCAGCGAACCGGTGGAAACGGCCTGTACATCGGCCACGGCGCCGGCATCGCCCATGCGCATCACCGAACCCTTGCCGAACTGTTTATCGATCTGACTCAGGGCAGCGCTGAGCGCCTTCCGCTTGTTGTCGTCCATCACTCGCCTCCGTCGTTTGGGTAGCGGCAGCTATTTCCATGCACCGCCGGGGATAGTTCAAGGCGAGATTATTTCATAGCCCGGGGGCCAGCGGCTAGATCAGTTGTGAGTTGCGAGTGGCCAGTTGCGAGGGAACACCTAAGTTAGAGCACCAAACACTAGCTACTCGCTACTCGCCACTAGCAACTAACCGCCAGCGCCGCAGAACCTGATATCGGGCGCCCTCGGGATGGGTTTCGGAGGCGACCAGCGCGAAGTCGGTTGCATGCCAGACGATGGGATTGATCTCCCGGAAACGGGGGCCCCGGTGAGCGCGTCGGCGCAGGGTCAGGTGGGTCCGGAACGGCCGCTCTTCCACCTTCAGCCCACAAAGGGACATGGCTGCGCGGAGGGCCATGGCCAGTTCCAGCAGTTCCGGGGATGTGTTGGACGTGGAGAGCCAAAGAGTGCGGGAGCGTGACCAGTAGCCAATGCGATCCAGCGTCAAGTCAAAGGATGTAACCGTCACCTCATCTGCTACCGCCTCGAGGCAGCCACGCTGCTCCGGTGTCACGCCTCCCAGGAATACCAGGGTCAGATGCATATTCTCATCCGGCACCCGCTTGCCGCCACAGCTCTTGGCACACTGTTCCGCCCAGTAGGCGATACGCTGCTGGACCGCGGCCTCCGGCCAGAGGGCGAAGAACAGCCGCTGACGCGTTGTGTCAGGTTCCGACAATCTCCAGCACCCCCTCAAGCGCAGTAATCACGGCGGCACGGCGCACCGCCTCGCGATCCCCACCGAAGCATTCATGCTGTGTCTGAAGCCGGTCGGCGGTGGCCCAGGCAAACCAGACCGTCCCCACCGGTTTGCGATCTGTGCCGCCGCCGGGTCCGGCAACACCGCTGATGGCCAGGGTCACACGGGCCCGGCTACGCGCCAAAGCCCCGGATGCCATCTCCCGCACGGCCGCCTCACTGACGGCACCATGAGTTGCGAGAGTCCGGGGCGAGACACCCAGCATCTCCTGCTTGGCTTCGTTGCTGTAGGTGACAAAACCGCGCTCGAACCAGCCGGAACTACCCGTCAGGTCGGTACAAACCTTGGCCACCCAGCCGCCGGTACAGGACTCGGCCGCAGCCAGCATGACGCCCTTTCCGGAAAGCCGTTCTGCCACCCGGCCCGCCAGCTCTGCCAATTGCTCATCCATCATGCACACCCGATTTTGCAAAGATCCCACCACAAGGACGCTGCCCCTCGTATCCCCTGAGAGTAGCGTCCGTCGACCAGCCGAGCGAAGACCCGAGGCAGATCAGGGGCCTTGGGACAGGTTCTGAAACAGCCTCCTTCCGACGCCATCGCTGAGCAAAATCAACCGTCGATACCTGCACAGGTGCTTGCGACTCACCATCGGCCATGGCCGCAACTCAGAGCCATAGCTATCAGACCCCCCACGAACGCGCAACCGCCCGGCTCCCCTGTATTCACCCGGGAGCCGGCCTGTTCACGCCCTGTACCTCTGGTAAAGTATCCCCATGAGCACAGCCAGCATCCAAGCCCCTGACAACACCCGACACACGCCCATGATGCAACAATACCTGCGCATCAAGGCAGAACATCCGGATCTGCTGCTGTTTTATCGCATGGGAGATTTTTACGAACTGTTTCACGACGATGCGCGACGCGCCGCGGAACTGCTCGATATCACCCTGACCCATCGTGGCCAGTCTGCCGGCGAACCGATCCCCATGGCGGGAGTTCCTCACCACTCGGCGGAGGGTTATCTGGCCCGGCTGATCCGCTTGGGGGAGTCGGTGGCCATCTGCGAACAGGTGGGGGATCCCGCCAAGTGCAAGGGCCCGGTGGAACGCAAGGTGGTGCGCATCGTCACCCCGGGCACCGTCACCGACGAAGCGCTGCTCGAGGAGCGCCGTGACAATCTGCTGACGGCGATCTCCATGCATGGCGAACGCTTCGGACTGGCCGCCATGGATGTCGGCAGTGGCCGCTTCACGGTTCAGGAACTGGAAGACAGGGAGACCCTTTCCGCCGAACTGGCCCGATTGACTCCTGCAGAAGTTCTGGTGGCTGAAGGGGTGGAGCTTCCGCTGCCCGCCGAGCAGCGCGGGCTAAGGCCGCTGCCACCCTGGCATTTCGAGAGCGCGGCGGCCCGCCGCCTGTTAACCGTGCAATTCGGCACCCGGGATCTCTCCGGTTTCGGCTGTGAACACCTGGAATTGGCCGTGGGCGCTGCCGGCGCATTGCTGCAGTATGTGCAGGAGACGCAGCGCACCGCCCTGCCCCATATCCGCGGCCTGCGGGTGGAGCAGCACGACGAGGCGATCGCCCTGGATGCGGCGAGCCGTCGCAATCTGGAGCTGGAGACCTCCCTCGGCGGCAATGCCGCCCATACCCTGGCCGGGGTCATGGACCGCACCGCCACGCCGATGGGCAGCCGCCTGCTGAGACGCTGGATCAACCGTCCCCTGCGCGACCAGCACACGGTCGGTGAAAGGCATGCCGCCGTGCAAGTGCTACTGGAGACCGACCACTTCACCGGCTTGCGGGAACTCCTGCGCGGCATCGGCGATGTGGAACGGATTCTGGCCCGCATCGCCATCCATACGGCCCGCCCCAGGGATCTGACCCAGTTACGCGAGGCCCTCGGGCGCCTGCCCGCTCTGCACGGCGAACTGGAGGGACTGGCAGCACCCCGGCTTTGCCGCCTCGCATCGGCACTCGGCGACTACCCCGAACTCCACGAGCATCTGGTCCGGGCGGTGGTGGACAATCCGCCGGTGGTCATCCGTGACGGCGGCGTCATCGCCCCCGGCTTCGATTCCGACCTCGACGAACTGCGTTCTCTCAGAGAGAACGCCGGCAACTTTCTGATGGAACTGGAGACGCGGGAGAGGGAGCAGACCGGCATTTCCACCCTGAAGGTGGGCTTCAACCGGGTCCATGGCTACTTCATCGAGGTTACAAAAACGCAGAGCGACCGGGTCCCGGCAACCTATATCCGCCGCCAGACCCTGAAGGGTGCGGAACGCTACATCACCCCGGAACTGAAAACCTTCGAAGACAAGGTGCTGTCGGCCAGTGAACGCGCCCTGGCCCGCGAGAAGGCACTCTACCAGGAGCTCCTCGAGCGCCTCTGCCAGGATCTGGCGCGCCTGCAGCAGACCGCCTCGGCACTTGCGGAGCTCGATGCCCTCAACAACCTGGCGGAGCGTGCGGACACCCTGAACCTGGTCCGGCCCTCGCTGGACGGTGAACCCGGGTTGAGCATCCGGGGAGGCCGCCACCCCGTGGTGGAGCAGGTGATGGATGAGCCTTTCGTGCCCAACGGTGTCGAACTGGACGACCAGCGCCGCATGCTGATCATCACCGGCCCCAACATGGGCGGCAAATCCACCTACATGCGCCAGACCGCGCTAATCGTGCTACTCGCCCACATCGGCAGCTTCGTCCCGGCACAGTCCGCCCGCATCGGGCCATTCGATCGCATCTTCACCCGCATCGGTGCCTCGGACGACCTGGCCAGCGGCCGCTCCACCTTCATGGTGGAGATGACCGAGACCGCCAATATCCTCCACAATGCCACCGACTGCAGTCTGGTGCTGATGGATGAGATCGGCCGCGGCACCAGTACCTTCGACGGCATGTCGCTGGCCTGGGCTTGTGCCCTGGAGCTGTCCCGCAAGCAGGCCTTCACCCTGTTCGCCACCCACTATTTCGAAATGACGACACTACCCGAGAGCATCAAGGGCATTGTCAATGTCCACCTCGATGCGGTGGAACACGGCGATCGCATCGTTTTTCTGCACGCCGTCAAAGAGGGTCCGGCCAGTCAGAGTTACGGACTCCAGGTCGCCGCGCTGGCCGGCGTCCCGCGCCATGTGGTCGAGCAGGCCCGCAGCAAACTCATCGAACTGGAAAACGAACGTGCGTATCATCAAACGGAACAGGACCCTGCCCGGCAAATGGCCCTGTTCACCAGGCCGGAAGCCCACCCGGCAGTTACTGCACTCGGTGAAGCCGACCCCGATGAACTTTCCCCGCGGCAGGCACTCGATCTGCTTTACCGATTGAAACGACTGTCCAGCTAAATACATGTTCCAAATCGTTCCAAATTGGTGTCCATGCATGTAGGAGCGACGGAAGTCGCGAAAAGCCGAATCGCGGCTTCCGCCGCTCCTACATATATCTCGGTATGTCACCAAAGAAGTGTGTTGGACACGAGTTCGGAACAGCTATTTAACTCTGGATACTCATCGCTTACGCAGAGAGCGCTGGTCGCAAAATCCTAGTCTCCCGGGTTTTCACTCCCTTTTAACAGCGCCTCAAAAGCCTCCAGCGGCAGCGGCTTGCTGAAGTAATAGCCCTGAATACCATCACAGCCCTGTTCCCGCAGACGGATGAGTTGTGACTCACTTTCCACCCCTTCGGCAATGACCTCGAGCTTGAGGCTATGGCCGAGCGAGATAATAGCGGCGGTGATCGCCGCACCATCCGCACTGAAAATGTCATCGACGAAAGAACGATCGATCTTGAGGCGATGTACCGGCAGGCTGCGCAGCTGACTGAAACTGGAATAACCGGTCCCGAAATCATCGATGGCGATATGCACACCCATATCCTTAAGCCGACCCAGAGTCTTGCGCGAGGCCTCTGGACTCTGCATGAGCTCACTTTCGGTGATCTCCAGCTCCAGCCAGTGCGGTTCGAGGCTCTCTTCCTTCAGCACGTCACCGACCAGCCAAACCATATCCCCTCGATCTAGCTGAATCGCGGAAAGATTCACCGCCATCCCTAATAGATGACCGGCATCATGCCATCGCCGTACCGTTCGGCAGGCATTACGCAATACCCACTCTCCTATGGGGATAATCAAGCCGGTGTCTGCGGCAACGGGAATGAACTGTTCCGGAGCAACCAGGCCCATCTCCGGACTCTGCCAACGGATCAGTGCCTCGGCAGCGAGGATCTGGCCACTGCTTGCATCGATCTGCGGCTGGTAGTGGAGTATAAATTCTTCACGTTCGAGCGCGCGCCGCAGCGCGTTTTCCAGCTTCAGCCGGGCAGTCGCCTGTACGTTGAGGTCGGTCGTGAAGAATCGGTAACTATTGCGGCCCTGCGCCTTGGCCCCGAACATCGCGGTATCAGCGGCCTTGATGAGACCATCCGGCGTCTGGGCATCTATCGGATAGAGCGCAATTCCCATGCTGCAGGTGACAAAGAGTTCCTCTCCCACCACTTCGAAGGGCCGGACAAACGCCGTCACGATTCTCTGGGCAACATCAACCGCCTGATCGGCATCCCGCAGGCTGTCCAGCAGCAACGTGAATTCGTCGCCGCCCTGGCGTGAGACCGTATCATCGGCATGAACGCACTGGGTCAATACCTGCGCCACCTGCTTGAGCAACTCGTCGCCGGCACTGGGGCCCAGACTATCGTTGATATCCTTGAAGCGATCCAGATCCAGCTGAACCACTGCGACCTGGCGGCGGTTACGCTCGGCATGAGCGAGCGCCTGACGCAAGCGGTCGAGCAGAAGCATCCGATTGGGCAATCCGGTCAATCGGTCATATTGCTCGATATAGCGAATGTGGGCCTCGGCTTCTTTCCTGGCGGTCACATCCTCCTGGATGGCAATGAAATGAGAAATGCTGCCGTCCTCGTCCAGTAACGGCGTAATCGTCTGATCGATCGTATAAAGGCTGCCGTCCTTGCGCCGGTTCACCACTTCATGCTGCCAGACTTCACCGCGCAGAATCTTCCGCCACAGCGACTCGTAAAAGGAGCGGTCATGCCGACCCGATTTCAGCAGGCTCGGCTTCTTGCCAATGACCTCGCTCTGACGGTAACCACTGAGACGGACAAAGGCACGGTTGACCCACTCGATATAGCCATCCGGATCGGTAATCAGGATGGCGTTGGCAGCGGCCTGAATGGCCGCTCCCTGCAAGCGGAGATCTGCCTGGTCGACGGACAGCATGTAGGCAACGGTTACCCGGCTGGCGAGATCACCGAGTCGCTGCATGGCCGGTGGCGAGAACGCGTCGGCATGTTGCGAATAGACGTTGAGTGCCCCGATCACTTCACCCTTCACCGCAATCAACGGCACTGCCGCCGAAGAGGCAAAGCCGTACTCTTCTGCGGCTTCCCGCCAGACTGCACTGGAAGGAGCAGTGATCCTGGTGGTGCGCGCCTCACCGGTGCGGATGGCATACCCCGTCGGTCCACGACTTTTCGGGCCGGCATCCCACCGCACTTCGATTTGACCGAGATAATCCTTCCTTTGCCCTGCCTGTGCGGCAATCGTGACCCTCCCATCATCTTCCCGGAGCCCCACCCACACCAGTGGAAACCGGAACATCCGTGCGACTTCCACACAGACCACCCGCAATACATCATCGGGCTCCATGCCCTCCAAAACCTGTTGATTGATGCGTTGCAGCAGTACGTTGGTATCTTCGTTACGTTTACGTTCGGTAATGTCGGTAACCATTGCCAGGGCTCCGGTGACACGACCTTGATCGTCCTGGATCGGGCTTGCGGAGACGATGGCCCAAAGTTCCCGACCATCCCGCCTGTGGAAGCAAATATCACGCGGCCCCGGGGAGCCGCGTGCCCGCAGCAAAAGCTGGTATTCCGCCCATTGCCGCGATTCATCGAGAAATTCCAACAGGGATGATGACTGCATCGATTCCACGGTCGTACCAAGCATCCCGGCCATGGTCGGATTGACAAACACCGTCTGCCCATGCGCGTCGGTCACCCACACTCCCT is a window from the Thiohalomonas denitrificans genome containing:
- the mutS gene encoding DNA mismatch repair protein MutS, which codes for MSTASIQAPDNTRHTPMMQQYLRIKAEHPDLLLFYRMGDFYELFHDDARRAAELLDITLTHRGQSAGEPIPMAGVPHHSAEGYLARLIRLGESVAICEQVGDPAKCKGPVERKVVRIVTPGTVTDEALLEERRDNLLTAISMHGERFGLAAMDVGSGRFTVQELEDRETLSAELARLTPAEVLVAEGVELPLPAEQRGLRPLPPWHFESAAARRLLTVQFGTRDLSGFGCEHLELAVGAAGALLQYVQETQRTALPHIRGLRVEQHDEAIALDAASRRNLELETSLGGNAAHTLAGVMDRTATPMGSRLLRRWINRPLRDQHTVGERHAAVQVLLETDHFTGLRELLRGIGDVERILARIAIHTARPRDLTQLREALGRLPALHGELEGLAAPRLCRLASALGDYPELHEHLVRAVVDNPPVVIRDGGVIAPGFDSDLDELRSLRENAGNFLMELETREREQTGISTLKVGFNRVHGYFIEVTKTQSDRVPATYIRRQTLKGAERYITPELKTFEDKVLSASERALAREKALYQELLERLCQDLARLQQTASALAELDALNNLAERADTLNLVRPSLDGEPGLSIRGGRHPVVEQVMDEPFVPNGVELDDQRRMLIITGPNMGGKSTYMRQTALIVLLAHIGSFVPAQSARIGPFDRIFTRIGASDDLASGRSTFMVEMTETANILHNATDCSLVLMDEIGRGTSTFDGMSLAWACALELSRKQAFTLFATHYFEMTTLPESIKGIVNVHLDAVEHGDRIVFLHAVKEGPASQSYGLQVAALAGVPRHVVEQARSKLIELENERAYHQTEQDPARQMALFTRPEAHPAVTALGEADPDELSPRQALDLLYRLKRLSS
- a CDS encoding EAL domain-containing protein codes for the protein MTFRRFGLRHKLVALIVMALVFALGVAGFWLSYILGTYHRDQAQARFIEAFGSIVSNLERSELRLERDVNVLVQDSDVIASANMVSGYASVEDYQAVIFDPEKRSIARELESVLRVTTTDQLAVYQDTGDLMAFGFEEADGIRVGIISYENGHPVVMISDDLASWEEGELPASLARTRSFNGLKETEYQSVGAGLMAVTGQSILRRFPGGAESTVGYLVGAAFVDEGFVENIGRETQVALTISVPGSEPIGEIAGLAQVPELERVPVLEEAARGVRLTDREDFFLSAGYLPLASGNQAYFLLGQPKDEVHAQIRRTRTVVLVVLGLSALLMVLLGTVIARRIISTPLERLVSAVEELRRGHYGTVVRIESRDEIGELADAFNVMSETIRQREGQLKESEANYRRLIETSEEGVWVTDAHGQTVFVNPTMAGMLGTTVESMQSSSLLEFLDESRQWAEYQLLLRARGSPGPRDICFHRRDGRELWAIVSASPIQDDQGRVTGALAMVTDITERKRNEDTNVLLQRINQQVLEGMEPDDVLRVVCVEVARMFRFPLVWVGLREDDGRVTIAAQAGQRKDYLGQIEVRWDAGPKSRGPTGYAIRTGEARTTRITAPSSAVWREAAEEYGFASSAAVPLIAVKGEVIGALNVYSQHADAFSPPAMQRLGDLASRVTVAYMLSVDQADLRLQGAAIQAAANAILITDPDGYIEWVNRAFVRLSGYRQSEVIGKKPSLLKSGRHDRSFYESLWRKILRGEVWQHEVVNRRKDGSLYTIDQTITPLLDEDGSISHFIAIQEDVTARKEAEAHIRYIEQYDRLTGLPNRMLLLDRLRQALAHAERNRRQVAVVQLDLDRFKDINDSLGPSAGDELLKQVAQVLTQCVHADDTVSRQGGDEFTLLLDSLRDADQAVDVAQRIVTAFVRPFEVVGEELFVTCSMGIALYPIDAQTPDGLIKAADTAMFGAKAQGRNSYRFFTTDLNVQATARLKLENALRRALEREEFILHYQPQIDASSGQILAAEALIRWQSPEMGLVAPEQFIPVAADTGLIIPIGEWVLRNACRTVRRWHDAGHLLGMAVNLSAIQLDRGDMVWLVGDVLKEESLEPHWLELEITESELMQSPEASRKTLGRLKDMGVHIAIDDFGTGYSSFSQLRSLPVHRLKIDRSFVDDIFSADGAAITAAIISLGHSLKLEVIAEGVESESQLIRLREQGCDGIQGYYFSKPLPLEAFEALLKGSENPGD